A stretch of DNA from Orcinus orca chromosome 3, mOrcOrc1.1, whole genome shotgun sequence:
TAGGTAGAATCAGAAAAAAGTAGGATATGGGAAGTGGACACTGATTACGTAGAGGGATTAATAAAAAAGATTTGATTTTCTGGACTGTGGTGTTTGACCAGAATACTAGGGAATGGCAAATGGTAACGTATTTCTGGACAACcaagaggaaaacattttcaaagaatttgttaaTGTTTTAGAGGTTTTAAACTAATTCTTGAAAGGAAGACCGATATAAGAAGAAGATATCGTAAgtgtaacacagaaaaagctaTAGTGGAAATGCTGCCCAGCTATTCTTAGCCATCACCTGGCTCATATTATCTCCCCAAGTGTGCCCCCCACCACTCCTTCAAGAGCTTCTTACTCCATGCTTTCTCTGCTTGGAAGTGCTTTCCTCCTTGACTACAGGGCAAACTCTACTTATTTCTCAAGACTTAGTTCAAATATCTCTTTTGCTATGAAACTATCCTTGATACCCtacaaaattttactttttattgcacTAATTGAACTGTCAGGTTATTTACTTATGTACTTTCTCTTCCAGAATGTTCAAAACAGGTAGAGACTTAGTCATCATTTTATGTGCCTAAttcataaattctttttaaacaaataaatgaatgttgagtATCATGATTTTAGAAAGATGTGACTGTTTTTATGACATAATTGTGAATAAGATAAAGAACTACAGTCTGGATCTAGTAACAGTGGATTTACCGTTGGTGAAATCACTCATTAGCCCAGAAGGTGATTGGGcagtatgaatttggaggggagtCTCCAGTGAAAGACTTTAAGTCTTTGTCTTAAAGTTAATCTTATACTGTGTAATCAGTGAgttaaagagagaaacaaaagaagattAAGATTAGTTAATTACATGTATTCAACTCCTGGTAGTCTTTCAAGTTTTAGACTTCCTAATTTACGCTCTGCCCTTTGCTGTACCAACCAATAAGTTAGTTTTGTGGTTTATGTATTACTCTTTTTTTCAGTTGGGTTATTAGGTTGATTTTCCAGACGCAGAAAAATTCTTATttgaactaaaaagaaaaaaataaaataaaactaaagttttaaaatttgtaacgGTGAGGTgtctctttccttgtctttgtTGTTTTCTCCTTAACACCATCTGTGCATCAGTAATTTGTTGAAAACTCCAtcttaattttatcattttagtgTATTTTGTTAAATAAGACACAAGACATTGAGTTTCTTCAGTATTTTAGATGGCTTTTAGAGTCCAACGGGAAATGTTAacagatgaaaataataataataaacccttACATTGTTGAGAACAGTCAGACCCTTCTGGAAAATATGTGAGTTCTTTCACTTAAGAAGCCTACtgttggaaaataaagaaaactatgcTCTCATGTGGTCCTGTTGGCCAGGATATAGTCAAAGCCATTAATTCTGAGGTCTTGCTAGTCTTACCATCTTAAGTCTGTTTTCTCCAGGCCACAGAGAGGAACCCAGTGTCTGGGTCTAAAGACTGATTTGCACAAAAAGCAATGgatgcaaaagagaaaaatggtttATTCATAGTTTTAGAGCAATCAGGGACTTGAGACATCATCTGGTTTAGAGATTTCCCGACGTGACCgctcatcagaatcacctggagagcttttaaaatacagatttctggtCCTCATCCCCTGAGATGTTCTGGGAAGGGGATCTAAAAGATTAAGGCCTCCAGATAGTTTTGATGCCTAGCCAGATTTGGAAACCAGGGATCTGGTCAAGCCTCCCTGAATTCTGGATgcataaactgaggcacagaaggttAAGTGACAGCTCAGGGTTGGCAGCATCAGAACCCAGTGCTCCTGATGTCCCGTCTTCAGTGCATCTATATTAAACTATAGAAGTGCAGACGGTATTTTCAGCTGCCTATTTGATATCTTAAGTGACCTTTTATAGTTATAGGAAGCAGTGGAATAGTGAAGGGAAAAATAACTAATTGAAACCAAAAACGCAAAGGACTGTTGTGAGAACCTGGTGAAATGATAGGTTACTGCTTCCTAAACCATGAAGTGGTATACcgatatacatatacacagtaTATGCAGGGGAGTAAAACTGTCAtatgaaaaaagtttttaagtaaataaaagtaaaattaaaatgctttaaaagaacTTGATGGTGCATTAAAATTGCTTCAAACTTTTTCCATCTCAGTTAGAGAGGCATAGTCTGCAGGTGAGCAGGACAATCTACAGGTGCTTTGTGTGTCTGTGGTTTGTGTTGTTCTCTAGGAACTGTGGACCAAACAATGAGACTTGAGTTCAAGGTCTTCTGCTTATTTGCTGCTTGAGCACTCTGAATCCCAGTTCTACCCCTTATCAAATGAAGTGATTAAAGAAGATAAAAGTTTTGTTCTGGCTTTAATCTTTggtgatgtttttttctttctgctgactttgcaaatctctttaccGTCTTGATTTCTCATGTTTTCTAATTCTGCTTTGAGACTTTCCCCATTTTCCTGTCATTTCctattatttctagtttttaatcCAAGAAATAGttattaaacatcttttaaaatatgggcttccctggtggcgcagtggttgagagtccacctgccaatgcaggggaccacgggttcgtgccccggtccaggaagatcctacatgccgtggagcggctgggcccgtgagccatggcctctgagcctgcgcgtccggagcctgtgctccgcaacgggagaggccacagcagagagaggcccgcgtactacaaaaaaaaaaaaaaaaaaaagtattaaaatatgttACTCTGCTGAGTAGCTGGGATATAAAAATGAAGAGTATGGTGTTCCTGACCTTAAAAGAACTCACATTCTGCAAGGAAGAGAGCCATCTAATAACCACATTCTGATAAAATGTGTTAAGAGCTGCAGTGGTGACATATGTAAAGTATCATGCAAGCATATGGGAGGAAATGATGAATTCTTCCATGGCGATGGAATACACATGGGGATGTTGTCAAAGGTTTACAGAGGTAGGGTGATTGGAGTGGATGTATAGAATGAGAGGTATTGGGAGGAGTACTCCAGGTGAAGTATGGATAAAAGTGTGAAAGTGCCTGGTGTGTTCTGGGAATAACTACTAAATCTAGAGTGGGGACTGCAGTTTGTTATAGAGTGTGGGGTACTTGGGTTAGAGAAGGAAACTTAAAAGGAAGACTCAGATGAGAAAAACATAATAAGTTACCGATTTTAGGAAGATTGCTGTGACAGCAATGTGGTTGTGTTGAAATGGGATAGAATGGAGAGGGAAACCAGTCATTAGGGCTTGTAAATAGTTATGGCTGTAGATGAAGACATCAGAAGTTAGACATTGACATCAGGGTTAGAGAGGAAGGCGGCTGTAAGAGATGAGCAGAGAGACTTTAACAAGTTCCTTCCTGAAATTAATTTAGCACATCCATTAACAACAAAGAAGCAAAGCTACTTGCATGTAGTCTTaggattttttcctttctctttcttctcacctCCCGTCCTCctttggttttactttatttcaagCCTTTCCCTTTTTCAGAGAGATAAAATTAATGCCAGTTTCTAAAGGGTCATTCACTACGCAAGGCCCTGTGCCATCTGGTTCCCCCTtatctctttccatttcttaCTCCTCTTCAACCATGCTGGCTCCATTGCTCTTGCTCAAATGTGGTAAACACTCCCCCTCTAAGGGACTCTACAtttgttccttcttcttcctAAAATGCCCTTCTGCCATATATCTACATGGCTCAGCTTTCACTTTATTCAAGCTGACCTCAGGGTAATGGAGGTGTAAATCCCCTCCCCCGCTAGGATCTGACTGGCTAGCCATTCTCGCTCTTCCTCAATTAATCTCGGAGCCTTTTATTCTACGTTGGGGTTTGAATGCCTCTCTAGAGGAAAGGCTTTTCTACACTCAAATGGATTCCCAGGGGCTTTTTCTAAAGGAGCAAAAGGGGCCTGGGGAGGGTGTCTGAAGGTGAAGGTAGCAATAGATAGCTTCTTCTTCCCCCTCTGGAAACAGTATTTTTGTATGCCATCCTAACATCTCAGGCGTTATACATGGAAGTCCCCACATGTAGGGAATGGGAGGATTTCTGTTCCTCTCCAGAGTGGATAAGGGTGAGAGAAAGGTGTGTATTTAtcgaaaattaaatttaataacaaGTTTCTATGAAAAATCAAAGCTTTCCCTCTATGCTCCTCCTTCTGTCCCCTGAACTGTTGTGTTTCCCTTTATACACTGACTCTACCTGACCtcttgtatgtatatattgtttattgtctgttccCACCCATTATAGAATATGAGCTTCCAAGAtacaaggtctttttttttttgatcaggcatagatttattattttagttcAACCACTACAGTTAGCACAAATACAAAACCACAATCATGTTTACAAGGCAAAAATTGTACAATAGCTCTGTCTACTAAAATATTATCAATAATGCAGTTTGAGAATCAAAATATCAACTGGCTGATTTTGCTTTTATGATGCATACTGGTATCTTTTTCTAGCATTATAATGCCACttaaaaaaatgtaccattcttTCAATATATTTGCATTCCTAGTACGCATAATTAGTTGGAAAATTCATTTAATTGGCAGTAAGGTGGGAATTTAGTCCAAAGTGCAAAGACTCATTTTGACGAGCTGTGTAATCATAAAACATGCAGTGGTGAACTTTCAATTCATAAACAATTACTATTGTTCAGTAAAGATTTTTATTGTAGTGGGCATAATCATGAGAACTTACTTTCACTTGATTAtaagcagttctttttttttttttttttttttgatgatgagaaACAATGCcgtattttatttgatttttttttgcggtgcgggcctctcactgttgtggcctctcctgttgcggagcacaggctccggacgcgcaggctcagcggccatggctcacgggcccagccgcttcgcggcatgtgggatcttccccgacaggggcacgaacccgtgtcccctacatcggcaggcggactctcaaccactgcgccaccagggaagccctataagcaGTTCTTACCATCAGATTGCTTATGGCATGCAAGAGGTCCAATAACTCTGCCAAGGGTGGGGCAACTACTCACCAGCATGATCAGCCCACACATTAATGGCTGCCTTGATTAAGCTTCAACACAAACTTAACACACTTCTGGAAAACCTGCCTCAACAGAGTCTCTAACACCTTCCTCACTAGCTAACCAGACATGGGTCATCATTGCTTGGCTTGACTTCTCCTTCCAGCAGCAAATTCATCACGACCTTTGTCAAATAGCTGCATGTTCCTCTTTTTCCCAGGGGGCGAGTACTGTAAAAGGAAGTCATGTCATCttgtttttcagcttcttttagtAGACTCTCATCTTTTTGAAATTCATGAAATGCTTCTTTCGCCGGTTTGTCTAGATCTACTTTGTCTTGAAATTCTAGCTCAGGGTTTCTTTCCAGTACAATGGATACAACCATTAGTAACTCCACAACTATCTGTCTGTATTTTGGCTGGTCAATATTTCCCAACATGTCTTCaacaaggaaagagaaattcATCTCATACATGGTCATATCTGACAGGGTTGGTTGCTGGGGCAAATGCCTTCCGGCTACAATGATTCCATTGGGTGTGTGCTCCAGGATCTGCCACACTTAGTCATAGAACTCAGGGGGAGTTCTATTCAAAGACCCATCGATCTGACACCTGTTCAGCCAACATCTTCCATTCCGTCGAGGCTGCAGAATACCCAGGAGAAGCTGTTTCACTTCACTAGGTGACATCTGATATAAGTCTCTGGCTGGCTTGTTTCCGCCACGGATCTGTAGTTCATACCCCATAGCATGGATTATCCACCCAGTTCGTATTTTCAGCATGCCACGGGATAACTCCGGGTGATTGGAGATGATCCAGCCAATGTGAATGACCAGTTCTTGCTGAATGACCAACTCCCTCTCATCATGGGTATTACACTTGTAATAGATGATGTTCTTAATCACTCTTGGAGACAAAGGATTGAGATAGCCTCTTCTTCATGTCCAAAGGCACCCAGAGTTACCTGTTTGCCCTGCACTAAAACATTAGTAATGGATGGGGCCAGGCTGTCCACTAGTTTACTTAAAAGACTTGCTGTATGGCGCACCACCGACCAACATTTTTTGCTGCCACAAACCACAGTCTTTCCTAGAATGTGATAAATCTTTGATGTACCGAGGCAGCCAATGGGCCTATCTGGCCTTCCGCAGAGTCCTGATTTTTCATTGATCCCCAGATGGAAATAAGCTTTCACAAGCTCCTGCTGGGCCCAGATCTGAATGGGTTCTACCTGTTGAGGAGTTTGAGTCTGAATACCATATGTGTTGAGGAAAACTTGAAGGCGTTGGCTTTCTGCTATGAGCGCTACATAAACAACCAAATCATTTTCCAGTGGGCCCTGATTGGAAAACCTCATGCTCACATTACGTTGATTCCGTAGTGGGACATAACGCTGAACAGGATCAATGTCTTCAGGACTAATTAATTCATCAGCCAGGAGTTTTGCGATGACATAAAGGGCTTGTCCCCAGAGAAACAGTTTTCCATCACGGCCACAGTTGCTAGGAAATCGCTTCTGACTACCAgggtttcttttttcatattctacaAAATCAGCTGGCACAGAGTAGTACTTTGGTATGACAGGAtaacctgagaggcttgtctgctcaccccccggggagggtgggggctgggagctgaggcttgggcttcagaggtcggatcccagggaaaggactcgGTACAAGGTCTTTATCCCCAGCTCGTAGAATACTGTGTGGttcatagtaggcattcaataaatattttttaaagaatatctatGCAGGCTGGATTTAATTAAGGACCTGATCAGAGTATTTATttgtactcatttatttttatatgacgGTAATATTAAGATCGCTTCCTGGAATCCCAGGAATAAGATAGTAGGTTTTGTCTTCTTGGCTGCTTgatttttgttgtcgttgttgttcttgctttcttcattctttaaatGCATATATGCACATAGATCAGAAagataatattgggttggccaaaaagttcctttggttaATGAATACccaaagttcttggtgaaaatgaaacatgtgtcttttatttttacttaaaaccgaatgaactttctggccaacccaatgcACATCGaaatatttattaactgaaatatttattaactggTTGCTAGTTTTGCTTAAACTACaaagtgtgaatgtgtgtgtgtgtgtttatgggtgTGTTGGTAGATGGGAAGAAGAGAGCAGCATACTGGGAATAGGTGTTTCTAAAGAAATTGCAGTGTCGATCAAGAATTTATggacatataaatgaaaaaggcctATAAAAGCACCTGttaatttttcattcaacaagcatttttgAGCA
This window harbors:
- the LOC101288295 gene encoding LOW QUALITY PROTEIN: phosphorylase b kinase regulatory subunit beta-like (The sequence of the model RefSeq protein was modified relative to this genomic sequence to represent the inferred CDS: inserted 1 base in 1 codon; substituted 1 base at 1 genomic stop codon), giving the protein MRQGAKLKQEATSGYTECTERWDQDNPTSLSGYPVIPKYYSVPADFVEYEKRNPGSQKRFPSNCGRDGKLFLWGQALYVIAKLLADELISPEDIDPVQRYVPLRNQRNVSMRFSNQGPLENDLVVYVALIAESQRLQVFLNTYGIQTQTPQQVEPIQIWAQQELVKAYFHLGINEKSGLCGRPDRPIGCLGTSKIYHILGKTVVCGSKKCWSVVRHTASLLSKLVDSLAPSITNVLVQGKQVTLGAFGHEEEAIXNPLSPRVIKNIIYYKCNTHDERELVIQQELVIHIGWIISNHPELSRGMLKIRTGWIIHAMGYELQIRGGNKPARDLYQMSPSEVKQLLLGILQPRRNGRCWLNRCQIDGSLNRTPPEFYDXVWQILEHTPNGIIVAGRHLPQQPTLSDMTMYEMNFSFLVEDMLGNIDQPKYRQIVVELLMVVSIVLERNPELEFQDKVDLDKPAKEAFHEFQKDESLLKEAEKQDDMTSFYSTRPLGKRGTCSYLTKVVMNLLLEGEVKPSNDDPCLVS